Within the Micromonospora citrea genome, the region CGTATCCTGCTCGCCGACGACCACGCCCTGGTGCGCCGCGGGGTCCGGCTCATCCTCGACAGCGAACCGGACCTGACGGTCGTGGCCGAGGCCGGCGACGGCGCCGAGGCCGTCGCGTTGGCCCGGTCCGAGCGCCCCGACCTGGCCATCCTCGACATCGCCATGCCGCGGATGACCGGCCTGCAGGCGGCCCGGGAGCTGTCCCGGCAACAGCCGGACCTGCGCATCCTGATCCTGACGATGTACGACAACGAGCAGTACTTCTTCGAGGCGCTCAAGGTCGGCGCCAACGGCTACGTGCTCAAGTCCGTCGCCGACCGGGACCTGGTGGAGGCCTGCCGTGCGGCCGTACGCGACGAGCCGTTCCTCTATCCCGGCGCGATCAACGCCCTGATCCGCACCTACCTGGAACGCACCGCCCGGGGCGAGAGCCTGCCGGCCCGGGCCATCACCGAACGGGAGGAGGAGATCCTCAAGCTCGTCGCCGAGGGCCATTCGTCGAAGGAGATCGCCCGCCTGCTGTTCATCAGCGTCAAGACCGTCGAACGGCACCGGGCCAACCTGCTGCAGAAGCTCGGCCTCAGGGATCGGCTCGAACTGACCCGCTACGCCATCCGGGCCGGCCTGATCGAGCCGTGAGCGGCACCGCGGCGGCGGATCCGGGCGGTGCTCGCCGGCGTGATGCTGCGCGTCACCCGGGCGCACCGCCCCCGGACTTCGTGCCGGGGGCGGGTGCACCGAGGGTCGGCCGTGGCGGGCGACCGGGCCGGTCCGGCCCGTGACCGGCGTGACTCCGCGCCGGGCGCCGGCACCGAGGGCCGGCCACGGCAGGGCGACCCGGCCGACTTCCTGCGGGCGGCCCCGCCGGTTCTCTACGGTCGACGGGTGGGGGCTGAGCAGCCATGGAACCGGCCGGCCCGGCGGGGCCGCCCGGTGCGCGCCGGGCTGGTGTTCGCCGGCGTCGCCGTGCTGCTGTGCTGCGTCGGGGTGGCCGGGCTGGGCGCCTGGAACGTGCAGGTGGTCACGCAGGCCAGCGGCCCGGTGCGGGAGACCGCCGACGGGTTCCTGCGGTCGGTCGCCGCGGGCGACACCGACGGCGCGTACGACCGGCTGTGCGCCGACGCACGCAGCCGGTGGAGCCCGATCGGGTTCACCAGTTGGCTGCGCACCCCGCCGCTGGTCAGCGGCTACGAGATCCTCGACGTGTCGGTGGCGACGCGGGGCGGCCGCCCGCACGGCACGGTGGCGGTGCGGCTGACCCGCGACAGCGGCCTGACCGAGGAGCGGAAGCTGTCGGTGGTGCGCGAGGACGGGGACTGGCGGGTGTGCGGCGACCCGTACTGAGTCGGCCTCTCGGTGAGGAGCGCCCGGTGAACGTCCATGGGACAGCGCACCGGGGCTCATCGAGGTGACCGATTCTGTGACCGGCGCGGCGTACCGGGACCTGCTGTCGAGATGCACATGCGAGCCCAGGCGGCCGGGCTCGCCGCGGCATGGTTGCAGGTCAAGGCCGGCCGCCGGTTGCGCGTCAGGGGCGACATCGGTGATTACGGCCTCAGCGGCGCGGGCCCAACTCCCCGGCGCGGTAGTGCCGCCGGCAGAGCACCTGGTAGCGCACGTCGGCCGTGTCCACGGTGTCGCCGATGACGACCTGTTCGCCCTCGCGGACGACCCGCCCGCCGACCACCCGGGCGTTGAGCCGCCCCTCCCGGCCGCACCAGCAGAGCACCTCCACCTGGATGCGGGCCACCTCGTCGGCCAGCTCGAACAGTCGCTGCGCGGCCGGGAACAGGCAGGACCGGAAGTCGGTGGCCAGCCCGAACGCGTACACGTCGACGTCGTAGCTGTCGACCAGCTCGGCCATCTGCTCGATGTGCTCGAGGTTGTAGAAGGAGGCCTCGTCGCAGATGAGGTAGTCGACACGGACCCCTTCGGCCCACGTGTCGCGCACCAGCGCGCGCAGGTCCAGCTCGTCGGTGACCTCGACGGCCTCGTGGGCCAGGCCGATGCGGGTGGTGACCTGCGGGCCCAGCGAGCGGTCGATGCGGGTGGTGACCAGGCCCCGGCGGCCCTGGCGGGCGTGGTTGTGGTTCATCTGCAGAGCCATCGTGGACTTGCCGCAGTCCATCGGCCCCCAGAAGAACTTCAGCGCGGCCGCGTGCAGCGGGCGGCCGT harbors:
- a CDS encoding response regulator translates to MTTRILLADDHALVRRGVRLILDSEPDLTVVAEAGDGAEAVALARSERPDLAILDIAMPRMTGLQAARELSRQQPDLRILILTMYDNEQYFFEALKVGANGYVLKSVADRDLVEACRAAVRDEPFLYPGAINALIRTYLERTARGESLPARAITEREEEILKLVAEGHSSKEIARLLFISVKTVERHRANLLQKLGLRDRLELTRYAIRAGLIEP
- a CDS encoding thymidine kinase, producing MTDHAAAPTCLARPPLGPDDSPAGCAAARGVDGRPLHAAALKFFWGPMDCGKSTMALQMNHNHARQGRRGLVTTRIDRSLGPQVTTRIGLAHEAVEVTDELDLRALVRDTWAEGVRVDYLICDEASFYNLEHIEQMAELVDSYDVDVYAFGLATDFRSCLFPAAQRLFELADEVARIQVEVLCWCGREGRLNARVVGGRVVREGEQVVIGDTVDTADVRYQVLCRRHYRAGELGPRR